Proteins co-encoded in one Arachis hypogaea cultivar Tifrunner chromosome 11, arahy.Tifrunner.gnm2.J5K5, whole genome shotgun sequence genomic window:
- the LOC112722959 gene encoding glucose-1-phosphate adenylyltransferase large subunit 1, chloroplastic isoform X2: MSNCINSGINKVYILTQFNSASLNRHIARAYNSGAGVTFGDGYVEVLAATQTPGEAGKRWFQGTADAVRQFHWLFEDPRSKDIEDVLILSGDHLYRMDYMDFVQNHRESGADITLSCLPMDDSRASDFGLMKIDDKGRILSFSEKPKGEDLKAMQVDTTVLGLSKEEAVKKPYIASMGVYVFKKEILLNLLRWRFPTANDFGSEVIPASAREFYMKAYLFNDYWEDIGTIRSFFEANLALTEHPPRFSFYDAAKPMYTSRRNLPPSKIDNSKIVDSIISHGSFVDSSFIEHSVVGIRSRINSNVHLKDTVMLGADFYETKSEVTALLAEGRVPIGIGENTKIKDCIIDKNARIGKNVVIANKDGVQEADRSSEGFYIRSGVTIVLKNSVIEDGLVI, from the exons TCAACAGGCATATTGCACGTGCTTACAACTCTGGCGCTGGTGTCACCTTTGGAGATGGCTATGTTGAG GTTCTTGCTGCCACTCAAACTCCAGGGGAGGCAGGTAAAAGATGGTTTCAGGGTACTGCTGATGCCGTAAGGCAGTTCCACTGGCTCTTTGAG GATCCTAGAAGCAAGGATATTGAGGATGTCCTGATTCTTTCTGGGGATCATCTCTACCGAATGGACTATATGGACTTTGTTCAA AATCATCGCGAGAGTGGTGCAGATATTACTCTTTCTTGTCTCCCCATGGATGACAG CCGTGCCTCTGATTTTGGTCTAATGAAGATAGATGATAAAGGAAGGATTCTCTCATTCAGTGAAAAGCCCAAAGGAGAAGACCTAAAAGCAATG CAAGTAGATACAACTGTTCTTGGGCTTTCAAAGGAAGAGGCTGTAAAGAAACCATACATTGCTTCTATGGGTGTGTATGTATTCAAGAAGGAGATACTTCTGAATCTATTAAG atgGCGGTTTCCAACTGCAAATGACTTTGGATCAGAGGTCATCCCTGCCTCAGCTAGAGAATTTTACATGAAG GCTTATCTCTTCAATGATTACTGGGAGGACATAGGAACGATCCGATCATTCTTTGAGGCAAATCTAGCCCTCACTGAGCAT CCACCCAGGTTTAGCTTTTATGATGCGGCAAAGCCAATGTATACATCAAGAAGAAACCTGCCTCCATCAAAGATTGACAACAGCAAG ATTGTTGATTCAATTATATCACATGGGAGCTTTGTGGATAGTTCGTTCATAGAGCATAGTGTGGTTGGAATCAGATCCAGAATAAACTCAAATGTTCACTTAAAG GATACTGTGATGCTTGGTGCTGATTTCTACGAAACAAAATCAGAAGTGACAGCACTATTAGCCGAGGGAAGAGTTCCTATAGGGATAGGAGAAAATACAAAAATCAA AGACTGTATTATTGACAAAAATGCTAGAATTGGAAAGAATGTTGTAATCGCAAATAAGGAT GGCGTACAAGAGGCTGATAGATCTTCAGAAGGGTTTTACATCCGTTCTGGTGTTACCATTGTATTGAAAAACTCAGTAATTGAAGATGGACTGGTCatataa
- the LOC112722960 gene encoding DEAD-box ATP-dependent RNA helicase 58, chloroplastic isoform X3, whose protein sequence is MQVTKVARMLAAKPTGVDEEQKSCTVMALLDGGTLRRHKSWLKAEPPTVVVATVGSLCQMLERQIFLLESVRVLIVDEVDFIFNSSKQVSSLRKLLTSYSSCNNRQTVFASASIPQHRRFLHDCVQQKWTKSDVIHIHVSPVEPMPSRLCHRFIICNNKRKLQTLLSLIQSDAPESGIIFVGEQSEKSKKAGNAPSTDLVIDFLKTSYEGPLDIVLLEDDMNFNSRAVSLLEVRKGGGYLLVATDIAARGVDLPEMSHIYNFDLPRTAIDYLHRAGRTCRKPFSDMKCTVTTIIVPEERFVLQKYENELMFNSEELIP, encoded by the exons ATGCAA GTCACTAAAGTTGCAAGGATGTTGGCAGCAAAGCCAACTGGAGTTGACGAGGAGCAGAAGTCGTGTACCGTCATGGCTCTCTTAGATGGAGGAACATTGAGAAGACACAAGAGTTGGTTAAAG GCAGAGCCTCCAACAGTAGTGGTTGCAACAGTTGGGAGTTTATGCCAAATGCTTGAAAGACAAATTTTCTTGCTTGAATCTGTGCGGGTGCTAATTGTTGATGAG GTTGACTTCATTTTCAATTCTTCAAAGCAAGTTAGTTCTCTTAGAAAGCTTTTGACTTCATATTCATCGTGCAATAACCGTCAGACAGTTTTTGCAAGTGCATCTATACCACAGCACAGACGATTTCTTCATGATTGTGTGCAGCAAAAATGGACAAAG AGTGATGTGATCCATATCCATGTCAGTCCAGTGGAGCCCATGCCATCTCGCCTGTGTCATAGATTTATA ATATgcaataacaaaaggaaactACAAACCCTATTATCCTTGATTCAGTCTGATGCACCTGAGTCTGGCATTATATTTGTTGGTGAACAG TCTGAGAAGTCCAAAAAGGCTGGAAATGCTCCATCAACAGACCTTGTCATTGACTTTTTGAAGACATCATATGAAGGGCCTTTAGATATTGTCCTTCTCGAGGATGACATGAATTTCAACTCACGCGCAGTTTCATTGTTG GAGGTTCGAAAAGGAGGTGGATATCTGCTTGTTGCAACAGATATAGCTGCTAGAGGAGTTGACCTTCCTGAAATGTCTCATATCTACAACTTTGACTTGCCAAGGACTGCCATTGATTATCTTCATCGAGCAGGCAGGACTTGTAGGAAACCTTTTTCTGACATGAAATGTACTGTTACCACCATTATAGTTCCCGAGGAGAGGTTTGTTCTGCAGAAATATGAAAATGAGTTGATGTTTAACTCTGAGGAGCTTATTCCATAA
- the LOC112722960 gene encoding DEAD-box ATP-dependent RNA helicase 58, chloroplastic isoform X1 — translation MIPSMSMETHSFSLGVRVAPFVKRTVTVYHVPRLRNLNRTYPAAQCILPQPPLINHSPTLRDICQPHVPTHILQRMEEIGYVMPTDVQREALPHLFSGRDCILHAQTGSGKTLTYLLLIYSIINTLKSSVQALVVVPTRELGMQVTKVARMLAAKPTGVDEEQKSCTVMALLDGGTLRRHKSWLKAEPPTVVVATVGSLCQMLERQIFLLESVRVLIVDEVDFIFNSSKQVSSLRKLLTSYSSCNNRQTVFASASIPQHRRFLHDCVQQKWTKSDVIHIHVSPVEPMPSRLCHRFIICNNKRKLQTLLSLIQSDAPESGIIFVGEQSEKSKKAGNAPSTDLVIDFLKTSYEGPLDIVLLEDDMNFNSRAVSLLEVRKGGGYLLVATDIAARGVDLPEMSHIYNFDLPRTAIDYLHRAGRTCRKPFSDMKCTVTTIIVPEERFVLQKYENELMFNSEELIP, via the exons ATGATTCCATCCATGTCCATGGAGACTCACAGTTTCTCGCTTGGGGTCAGGGTCGCGCCATTTGTAAAGCGAACTGTCACCGTTTATCATGTGCCTCGCTTACGTAACCTTAATCGAACCTACCCTGCAGCTCAATGCATTCTTCCACAACCACCACTTATTAACCATTCTCCCACTTTGCGAGATATATGCCAGCCTCATGTCCCCACCCATATTTTGCAAAG GATGGAAGAGATTGGATATGTGATGCCTACAGATGTTCAGAGGGAGGCTTTGCCTCATCTTTTCTCCGGCCGTGACTGTATACTTCATGCTCAG ACAGGTTCTGGGAAGACACTTACATACCTGCTTTTGATTTATTCCATCATCAACACTTTGAAATCTTCTGTGCAAGCGCTTGTTGTCGTCCCCACCCGTGAACTTGGCATGCAA GTCACTAAAGTTGCAAGGATGTTGGCAGCAAAGCCAACTGGAGTTGACGAGGAGCAGAAGTCGTGTACCGTCATGGCTCTCTTAGATGGAGGAACATTGAGAAGACACAAGAGTTGGTTAAAG GCAGAGCCTCCAACAGTAGTGGTTGCAACAGTTGGGAGTTTATGCCAAATGCTTGAAAGACAAATTTTCTTGCTTGAATCTGTGCGGGTGCTAATTGTTGATGAG GTTGACTTCATTTTCAATTCTTCAAAGCAAGTTAGTTCTCTTAGAAAGCTTTTGACTTCATATTCATCGTGCAATAACCGTCAGACAGTTTTTGCAAGTGCATCTATACCACAGCACAGACGATTTCTTCATGATTGTGTGCAGCAAAAATGGACAAAG AGTGATGTGATCCATATCCATGTCAGTCCAGTGGAGCCCATGCCATCTCGCCTGTGTCATAGATTTATA ATATgcaataacaaaaggaaactACAAACCCTATTATCCTTGATTCAGTCTGATGCACCTGAGTCTGGCATTATATTTGTTGGTGAACAG TCTGAGAAGTCCAAAAAGGCTGGAAATGCTCCATCAACAGACCTTGTCATTGACTTTTTGAAGACATCATATGAAGGGCCTTTAGATATTGTCCTTCTCGAGGATGACATGAATTTCAACTCACGCGCAGTTTCATTGTTG GAGGTTCGAAAAGGAGGTGGATATCTGCTTGTTGCAACAGATATAGCTGCTAGAGGAGTTGACCTTCCTGAAATGTCTCATATCTACAACTTTGACTTGCCAAGGACTGCCATTGATTATCTTCATCGAGCAGGCAGGACTTGTAGGAAACCTTTTTCTGACATGAAATGTACTGTTACCACCATTATAGTTCCCGAGGAGAGGTTTGTTCTGCAGAAATATGAAAATGAGTTGATGTTTAACTCTGAGGAGCTTATTCCATAA
- the LOC112722960 gene encoding DEAD-box ATP-dependent RNA helicase 58, chloroplastic isoform X2, which translates to MIPSMSMETHSFSLGVRVAPFVKRTVTVYHVPRLRNLNRTYPAAQCILPQPPLINHSPTLRDICQPHVPTHILQRMEEIGYVMPTDVQREALPHLFSGRDCILHAQTGSGKTLTYLLLIYSIINTLKSSVQALVVVPTRELGMQVTKVARMLAAKPTGVDEEQKSCTVMALLDGGTLRRHKSWLKAEPPTVVVATVGSLCQMLERQIFLLESVRVLIVDETVFASASIPQHRRFLHDCVQQKWTKSDVIHIHVSPVEPMPSRLCHRFIICNNKRKLQTLLSLIQSDAPESGIIFVGEQSEKSKKAGNAPSTDLVIDFLKTSYEGPLDIVLLEDDMNFNSRAVSLLEVRKGGGYLLVATDIAARGVDLPEMSHIYNFDLPRTAIDYLHRAGRTCRKPFSDMKCTVTTIIVPEERFVLQKYENELMFNSEELIP; encoded by the exons ATGATTCCATCCATGTCCATGGAGACTCACAGTTTCTCGCTTGGGGTCAGGGTCGCGCCATTTGTAAAGCGAACTGTCACCGTTTATCATGTGCCTCGCTTACGTAACCTTAATCGAACCTACCCTGCAGCTCAATGCATTCTTCCACAACCACCACTTATTAACCATTCTCCCACTTTGCGAGATATATGCCAGCCTCATGTCCCCACCCATATTTTGCAAAG GATGGAAGAGATTGGATATGTGATGCCTACAGATGTTCAGAGGGAGGCTTTGCCTCATCTTTTCTCCGGCCGTGACTGTATACTTCATGCTCAG ACAGGTTCTGGGAAGACACTTACATACCTGCTTTTGATTTATTCCATCATCAACACTTTGAAATCTTCTGTGCAAGCGCTTGTTGTCGTCCCCACCCGTGAACTTGGCATGCAA GTCACTAAAGTTGCAAGGATGTTGGCAGCAAAGCCAACTGGAGTTGACGAGGAGCAGAAGTCGTGTACCGTCATGGCTCTCTTAGATGGAGGAACATTGAGAAGACACAAGAGTTGGTTAAAG GCAGAGCCTCCAACAGTAGTGGTTGCAACAGTTGGGAGTTTATGCCAAATGCTTGAAAGACAAATTTTCTTGCTTGAATCTGTGCGGGTGCTAATTGTTGATGAG ACAGTTTTTGCAAGTGCATCTATACCACAGCACAGACGATTTCTTCATGATTGTGTGCAGCAAAAATGGACAAAG AGTGATGTGATCCATATCCATGTCAGTCCAGTGGAGCCCATGCCATCTCGCCTGTGTCATAGATTTATA ATATgcaataacaaaaggaaactACAAACCCTATTATCCTTGATTCAGTCTGATGCACCTGAGTCTGGCATTATATTTGTTGGTGAACAG TCTGAGAAGTCCAAAAAGGCTGGAAATGCTCCATCAACAGACCTTGTCATTGACTTTTTGAAGACATCATATGAAGGGCCTTTAGATATTGTCCTTCTCGAGGATGACATGAATTTCAACTCACGCGCAGTTTCATTGTTG GAGGTTCGAAAAGGAGGTGGATATCTGCTTGTTGCAACAGATATAGCTGCTAGAGGAGTTGACCTTCCTGAAATGTCTCATATCTACAACTTTGACTTGCCAAGGACTGCCATTGATTATCTTCATCGAGCAGGCAGGACTTGTAGGAAACCTTTTTCTGACATGAAATGTACTGTTACCACCATTATAGTTCCCGAGGAGAGGTTTGTTCTGCAGAAATATGAAAATGAGTTGATGTTTAACTCTGAGGAGCTTATTCCATAA
- the LOC112722961 gene encoding E3 ubiquitin-protein ligase RHF1A, producing the protein MPTSDDCSDDACSICLEPYTANDPATITSCKHDYHLHCIIEWSQRSKECPICWQLLSLKDPTSQELLAAVEAEKRLISRNEHSSSYASSPSPLERLNDDHDYPCSDDSDLDEQLMQHLVATAASTTGHVHRRKTQRYSGAGPSEVLVSNYSIPASRIQPPSEGSVSSSSESEVSLKPSWQPLESDRRVNTSEMFSFPKSIKSKFSSASARYKESISKSTRGLKEKLIAHNASVKELSKGVRREMNVGIAGVAKMIEHLDLSSKRSSTIRPVNGRGISIIPFKGKSVQQNNSIEQQQSGVLVCHISSDSPSLVPPPTPRVQE; encoded by the exons ATGCCCACTTCCGACGACTGCTCCGATGACGCCTGCAGCATTTGTCTTGAACCCTACACCGCCAACGACCCCGCCACT ATTACCAGTTGCAAACATGATTATCATCTGCATTGTATTATTGAATG gtCACAGAGAAGCAAAGAGTGCCCAATATGTTGGCAGTTACTTAGCTTAAAAGACCCCACCAG CCAAGAGCTTCTAGCTGCAGTGGAGGCTGAAAAACGCTTAATATCCAGAAATGAACATTCATCTTCATACGCCAGCTCTCCTAGTCCCCTTGAACGACTCAATGATGATCAT GATTATCCTTGTTCAGATGACTCTGATCTTGATGAGCAACTTATGCAACACCTAGTTGCTACTGCAGCAAGCACAACTGGTCATGTTCACAGACGAAAAACGCAGAGATATTCTGGTGCAGGTCCATCAGAGGTTCTTGTTTCAAATTATTCTATTCCAGCTTCTAGGATTCAGCCACCATCTGAGGGTAGTGTATCATCATCTTCTGAGAGTGAAGTCTCTTTAAAGCCCAG CTGGCAACCACTTGAGAGTGATAGGAGAGTGAACACTTCTGAAATGTTCTCCTTCCCCAAGTCCATCAAGTCCAAATTTTCTTCTGCTTCGGCAAG ATATAAGGAATCAATTTCAAAAAGCACTCGAGGCCTTAAAGAGAAGTTGATTGCTCATAATGCCTCAGTGAAAGAGCTCAGTAAAGGTGTTCGGCGTGAGATGAATGTAGGCATTGCTGGTGTTGCAAAGATGATCGAACATCTTGATCTTTCGTCGAAACGGTCAAGTACCATCAGGCCAGTCAATGGTAGGGGCATCTCTATCATCCCCTTCAAAGGGAAGTCTGTCCAGCAGAATAATTCCATTGAGCAGCAGCAATCTGGAGTTTTGGTTTGTCATATTAGTTCAGACTCTCCATCTCTTGTTCCTCCTCCAACTCCAAGAGTTCAGG AGTGA
- the LOC112722962 gene encoding glucose and ribitol dehydrogenase: MASKDVKFPPQSQDTQPGKEYIMNPIPQAISPDYKPSNKLRGKVALVTGGDSGIGRAVCVCFAKEGATVAFTYVKGHEDKDKDDTLKMLLESKTSDAQDPLAIAADIGFDENCKQVVDYVVQEYGRIDILVNNAAEQHLTKSVEEITQDQLERVFKTNMFSQFYLVRHALNHMKEGSSIINSTSVNAYSGSPQALDYTATKGAIVAFTRGLAQMLVSKGIRVNAVAPGPVWTPIQPASMPAEMIQSLGSEVPMKRAAQPSEIAPCYLFLASLQDSSYFSGQVLHPNGGVIVNA, translated from the exons ATGGCGAGCAAGGATGTTAAGTTCCCTCCTCAGAGCCAGGACACTCAGCCAGGGAAAGAGTATATAATGAATCCGATTCCTCAAGCCATAAGTCCAGACTACAAGCCCTCCAACAAGCTCCGG GGTAAGGTGGCTTTGGTGACAGGAGGTGATTCTGGGATAGGCAGAgcagtgtgtgtgtgttttgcaAAAGAGGGTGCAACCGTTGCATTTACATACGTTAAGGGCCACGAGGACAAGGACAAGGATGACACACTTAAGATGCTGCTAGAATCCAAGACAAGTGATGCACAAGATCCTTTGGCAATAGCTGCGGATATTGGATTTGATGAGAACTGCAAGCAGGTTGTTGATTATGTTGTCCAAGAATATGGACGCATTGATATTCTAGTTAACAATGCGGCCGAGCAGCACTTGACTAAATCGGTCGAGGAAATCACCCAAGATCAACTAGAAAGAGTCTTCAAGACCAATATGTTTTCGCAGTTCTACTTGGTCAG GCATGCACTGAATCACATGAAAGAAGGGAGTTCCATTATCAACTCAACCTCAGTTAATGCCTACAGTGGAAGTCCTCAAGCACTGGACTATACCGCAACGAAGGGAGCCATTGTGGCCTTCACAAGAGGGCTTGCTCAGATGCTGGTGAGTAAGGGGATTCGGGTGAATGCGGTGGCGCCAGGTCCGGTTTGGACGCCAATACAACCAGCTTCCATGCCTGCCGAGATGATTCAGAGTTTAGGGTCAGAGGTGCCAATGAAGCGAGCAGCTCAACCATCGGAGATTGCACCCTGTTATTTGTTCTTGGCATCCCTTCAGGACTCTTCTTATTTTAGTGGCCAAGTTCTCCATCCAAATG GTGGAGTGATCGTCAATGCTTAG
- the LOC112722963 gene encoding uncharacterized protein: MEVAVELDDDLFFADLNRQISLLIMDEDEDPLVSCPADSLQSFSGAIHAPPHPALFYEQAMRIQSKGTGVFIPQSTQPRRKYRKGRSGSKNQKQSQDNNNNNNTRVVSHQVPMANSLKPRNG, translated from the exons ATGGAGGTTGCTGTTGAACTGGATGATGATCTGTTCTTTGCAGACTTGAACAGGCAAATCTCTCTCTTAATCATGGATGAAGATGAAGACCCTCTTGTTTCTTGTCCTGCAGACTCTCTTCAG TCTTTCTCTGGAGCAATTCATGCTCCTCCACATCCTGCTCTGTTCTATGAACAAGCTATGAGAATACAAAGCAAAGGGACAGGCGTGTTTATTCCACAGTCCACACAGCCAAGAAGGAAGTATAGGAAAGGAAGATCTGGTTCCAAAAATCAAAAGCAGTctcaagataataataataataataatacaagagTGGTTTCTCACCAGGTTCCTATGGCCAATTCTTTGAAACCGAGAAATGGTTGA
- the LOC112722964 gene encoding protein trichome birefringence-like 10 → MPHFSSYKFPFFISVSLSLITRHCHRYRNTRILKTVMSSPWSLSHAQQEFHEAFRRVKRFRLFESSLGALGFVLVTAFVICCCFFLDNRDFAARFGPNPMDKPKRFNWLQMKGSVSGEGRVEFLQENGGGCDLFDGNWVWDESYPLYHSKDCSFLDKGFRCSENGRRDLFYTKWRWQPKGCNLPRFNATMMLEKLRNKRIVFAGDSIGRNQWESLLCMLSSVVQNKESIYEVNGSPITKHKGFLVFKFRDYNCTVEYYRSPFLVLQGRPPAGAAAKIRTTLKVDKMDWNSLKWNDADILVLNTGHWWNYEKTIRGGCYFQQGMQVKMEMQVQDAYKRSIETVLNWIQDTVNTSKTQVFFRTLAPVHFRGGDWRNGGKCNLETLPEIGSSLVPNDNWSKFKIANSVLSSANRNSVKLSVLNVTHMTGQRKDGHSSIYYLGPVVGPVPHHRQDCSHWCLPGVPDTWNELLYALILKSQASHRWNM, encoded by the exons ATGCCACACTTCTCCTCTTACAAGTTTCCGTTTTTCATTTCTGTCTCATTATCACTCATCACTCGTCACTGCCACCGTTACCGCAATACCCGCATTCTCAAAACTGTGATGTCTTCCCCTTGGAGCCTATCGCATGCACAGCAAGAATTTCATGAAGCTTTTAGGAGGGTTAAGCGCTTTAGGTTGTTTGAATCCTCTCTGGGTGCTCTTGGTTTCGTTCTTGTCACTGCCTTTGTCATTTGCTGCTGCTTCTTTTTGGATAACAGAGATTTTGCTGCTAGATTTGGTCCCAATCCCATGGATAAGCCCAAGAGGTTCAATTGGTTGCAGATGAAAGGCTCTGTTTCTGGGGAAGGCAGAGTTGAATTCCTTCAAGAAAATGGTGGTGGCTGCGATCTGTTTGATGGGAACTGGGTTTGGGATGAGAGCTACCCTCTCTATCATTCTAAAGATTGCAGCTTTCTCGATAAAGGATTCCGATGTTCTGAGAATGGACGGCGGGACTTGTTTTACACCAAGTGGAGATGGCAACCTAAAGGTTGCAACTTGCCCAG ATTCAATGCAACAATGATGTTGGAGAAACTGCGAAACAAACGGATAGTGTTTGCTGGTGATTCAATTGGGAGAAACCAATGGGAGTCACTCTTATGCATGCTCTCTTCTGTAGTGCAAAACAAGGAATCAATCTACGAAGTGAATGGCAGCCCAATCACAAAGCACAAGGGCTTCTTGGTGTTCAAATTCAGGGATTATAACTGCACGGTGGAATATTATAGATCACCATTTCTGGTATTGCAGGGCCGGCCTCCCGCCGGAGCTGCTGCCAAGATTAGGACAACACTGAAAGTGGATAAAATGGATTGGAACTCTTTGAAGTGGAACGATGCCGATATCCTTGTTCTTAACACAGGGCACTGGTGGAATTACGAGAAGACCATAAGAGGAGGATGTTATTTCCAACAAGGCATGCAAGTTAAAATGGAAATGCAGGTACAAGATGCATATAAGAGGTCCATTGAGACAGTGTTGAATTGGATACAAGATACAGTTAATACCAGCAAGACACAAGTTTTCTTTCGTACTTTAGCCCCAGTGCATTTCAG AGGCGGGGATTGGAGAAACGGTGGAAAGTGTAATTTGGAGACACTACCAGAGATTGGGTCGTCATTGGTGCCTAATGATAACTGGTCCAAGTTCAAGATAGCAAATTCTGTGTTATCATCAGCAAACAGAAATAGTGTGAAGTTGAGTGTGTTGAATGTGACACACATGACTGGTCAGAGAAAAGATGGGCATTCATCAATATATTATCTGGGTCCGGTTGTGGGTCCTGTGCCTCATCATCGGCAAGATTGCAGCCACTGGTGTCTCCCCGGTGTGCCTGATACATGGAATGAGCTCctctatgctctcatactaaaaTCTCAAGCTTCTCATAGATGGAACATGTAA
- the LOC112722965 gene encoding stem-specific protein TSJT1 — MLGVFSSSIVSAPEELVAAGSRTPSPKSTAETLVKRFVESNGSAVSVEVGDDVQLAYSHHKESPWRPRSFAVKDEIFCVFSGVLENLGSLRQQYGLAKSANEVVLVIEAYKALRDRAPYPPNHVVSHLSGAFAFILFDKSTSTLFVASDQDGKAPLYWGITADGYVAFADDADLLKRACGKSLASFPQGCFYSTAVGGLRSYENPNNKITAVPANEDDIWGATFKVEGPAFVAATQ; from the exons ATGTTGGGTGTGTTCAGCAGCTCCATCGTGTCGGCGCCGGAAGAGTTGGTAGCGGCGGGAAGCCGAACTCCGTCGCCAAAGAGCACGGCGGAGACGCTAGTGAAGCGGTTCGTAGAGAGTAACGGATCGGCGGTGTCGGTGGAGGTGGGTGATGATGTTCAGCTGGCTTATAGCCACCACAAAGAGTCGCCATGGAGACCAAG ATCGTTCGCCGTGAAAGATGAGATATTCTGTGTGTTTTCGGGAGTGCTTGAGAATCTGGGGAGCTTGAGGCAACAGTACGGACTGGCCAAATCTGCAAATGAAGTGGTTCTGGTGATTGAAGCTTACAAAGCTTTGCGTGACAGAGCACCCTACCCTCCCAATCACGTGGTTTCCCATCTCAGTGGCGCATTCGCTTTCATTCTTTTTGACAAATCCACTTCTACGCTCTTTGTGGCCTCT GATCAAGATGGCAAGGCACCTCTATATTGGGGAATAACTGCTGATGGCTATGTAGCATTCGCTGATGATGCAGATTTGCTTAAACGTGCTTGTGGCAAGTCTCTTGCTTCTTTTCCTCAAGGATGCTTCTACTCCACAGCTGTTGGGGGCTTGAGGTCTTATGAGAACCCAAACAATAAGATCACTGCTGTCCCTGCTAATGAAGACGACATCTGGGGTGCTACTTTCAAGGTGGAGGGCCCAGCATTTGTGGCAGCAACACAGTAG